The Paenarthrobacter aurescens region ACCAGGCAGCCGCCGGTCCCCAGAGCCCCTTCCTGGTGCTAGCCGGGCCGGCCAACATGATTTACATCCTGATCGCTTTGGTCGCATTGATTGTGGTTCGTGGAAAGGTACAGCGCGCGCCTTTGTCCGAACCTGTGTTGAGCTAGTTCCACGAAACCGAAGCGTTCGACGGCGGATTGCCACCCGCCGTCGAACGCTTCTGTTGTGCTTGCAGTACTTGGTGCGCTGTTAGGCCTGGCTGATGTCGATGCCTGTGACCGGAGCGCCGACCTCCGAACTCCACCCCTCACCCAGACCTACGGAGAGCAGTACCTGAACTACAAACACAATGTCCGCGGGTGGTGGCCGCGGTTCACGCCGTGGCGGGGGTGACCGCAATTGTTGCCGTACCGCCTAAGTGGGCTCGGCCTGTCCCTCGTCAGGTTCTGCCCACTCGAGGGCAGCGACCAGGTGCCCTTCGGTGGGCAGGGCCTTTTGTTCGGAAGCGGGGAGCTTGTCGTACGTGTAGGCAGCGACTGCCATCGGTGAGGTAGAGCGCCCGAGGCTGTACCTGACGCTGCGGTCGTTCTTGGTGCCGCAGATCAGAATGCCAATCGTTTCGTTGTGATGCTCACGGCGAAGCATGTCATCGACGAGGGTGTGGAAGAACAGCATGTCAACGAAGTCATCGTCGCCTTCGACATCGAAGTGAACCTGCCGACCAACGAACGAGAAACCCGGCCCGAGTTCCCGGAGGGTTTCGGTGATTCGGTGAGTCAGGGCCTGTTCCAGATCCCGTTCGGCAAGTCCCCCGACAAGCCGAGAAACTCGAAATCTTTCCCGTGTCCGGTTCATGATCATGTTCAGCAGGACATTGCGGGACCATCCGTACTCAACTGCGGCACCGGCATACCCAATCCCGATGCTGTCGAGTGTTTGCCTTGTCCAAAAGAACGGTGATATGACCCCACGGCAATTGTGCAACAGCTTGTTGCACAATTGGGTCCGGCCATGCGGTGGCAAAGGCCCGCATGTAAAAGAGCGGCTCCCCCTACTCCACGTCCTCCCCCGGCACGGTGGACTCCCGGATGATCAGTTTCGGGGCCAGGCTCACCCGGCGGAGGGCTGGCGAAACCGCAGAGCCGGTCTTTCCGGCAAGACGTTCCATGCACATGGCGACGGCGGCGTGGCCTACGTCCCGCTTCGGCGGGGCGATGGAGGTCAGGGGCACGGGGGCGAGGTCCGCCACCTCGTCGTCGTAGGCCACGATCGCCAGGTCCTCCGGGACGTCAAGCCCTGCTTCCTCGGCGAGGTTAATCAACGTGATGGCTTCCTCGTCCGGAAGCACCAGGGCCGCGTGCGTCTCAGTGCGACGGCAGTCTCTGAGGAATTTCGCGAACTCTTTTTGGTTGTTGCCTGCACCCACCACTGAACGAACGTATTCCATGATGGGCGCATCAGTTTCGAGCCCCAGCTTGGCCACCATGCGCTCGTGGCTTTCACGGAGCCACGGCGCTGTGGGGCTGGTGGCGATGGCAAGCCCTATCCTGCGGTGGCCCAGGGATGCGAGGTGCTCAAGGGCAAGCTCGGCACCATAGCTGTGATCGGACATCACGGATTCAAACACGCGGCTTGAACGTTCCACGAGCACTACGGGGATTCGCAGCCCGGACAGCAGCTCGAACGTTGGAGATCCGGGTTCAAGGGATCCGGCGGTTGCCAACAGTATCCCGTCCACGGAGTTGGCCACCATGCGTTGGAGCTGCCGGTGTTCGTCCTCCGCGGAGTAGTTGCTGACCCCCAGAATCAGCCGGGCGTTCAGTTCCCTGGCGGCTGATTCCGCGCCGCGGATGACCTCCGGAAAGTAGTAGCCCGTGGTCGGGACAATAAGGCCCAGGGTTGCGAGCGGCTGGCGGGATCTCCTGTGAACGGTGTCGCCTTGCCGTTCGGAGGGGACGGGAACGGCACCGCCGTGGACTCGGCGCAGCAGCCCTTGGGCAGCAAGCTGCGTCAGGTCCCGGCGGATGGTCATGGTGGACAGGCCGGTCTTCTCCGCGAACCCATTGACGGTCAGGGATCCCCGCATTTCAAGCTCGCGCAGAATCTTCTCGTGGCGTTCGCCGCTAAGCATGCCCACCCTCTCCGGAATTCAGATGTTCAAACAAGCATAGGTGACCGTATGCACGTGCGTTGCGGGGCCCGCTCTGCGCGGTAAATACTCGCCAGAGAGCGCAAAACAGGCCCCGCAACGCCGGGCACCTACCGCCGTGGGTGGTCGTTGATCCGCACGAGGTTCCGGCCCCGCATGGTGTAGAGGTAGCCGTCCTCGTCGTTGTTAATGTGCGAGCCGCTGTACCAAGCGCCGTCGATGTCGGCCACCACGGTGGCAACCTCGAAGGTCTTCGGGTCGAAGCGGAAGACGTGGGTGTTGGAAACGCCATACACCGCGCCGCGGTTGGTCACCAGGGCCGCAAAGCCGTAGCTGACTGAGGTGATATCGGCTTGGTGCACCACCTTGCGCTGGGGAAGGTCGATAACGAACACCGTGCCCTTGCGGGACACTCCATAGAGGTACTTTCCCTGCACTGCCAGGGCAGCGACTCCGGAATTCTGTCCGGGATCGATCCTCCACAGTTCCTTGCCTTTCACGGGGTCGAAGGCAACCACGGTCCCCGCCCCTCCAAGGTCGGGGAGCCCGCCGCCCAAGTAGGCCACGCCGTCGCGGCTTGCAACGGCACGAACCAGCTGGGTCTCATCCACCGGGTTGACGAAGAAGCCCTTCTTGCCGGTGCGCGGGTCATACGTCCACAGCGAGCCTCCGCCCTCGGTGTCCGCCTGTGCGACTACCAGGACAAGCTTATTGCTGTCGTCCCAGCAGACGTCCAGGGGCCGGTTTTGCTCCTTGGGAAAGTCGGCCACCTGCGTAATCGGCTTACCGTTCCGGGGGTCGTAACTCCAGATGCCCTGACCGCTGTACTGGCCTGTATAAAGGGCACCATCCACCACGATCGCGTCCTTCGCCTCGCCGGGTGCCCTCATGTTCGTGACTTGGCCATCCTTCAGCGAACGCCGGGCGATGACGCCATTGCCACCTACGTAGACGTAGCCCGCGCCTGCCGCGATCCCCATCACCGATTGAGGATCAGAGGGTGCGCCGGCTTCGCCAAGGTCGGTGGTCTTGGTGGTGCCGGTTACGGGGTCGATCTCGGCGATGAAGCCGTAACCAGAGGTGACCAACAGCTTGCCGCCCAAGACGTCGACGCCCCAGATCTCTCCCAGCGAAGGCCCTTGGTACGGCACCGCCGCGATCGTGTTCGATGCCAGCGAGTAGGCGAGCAGTCCGGTCTCGTTGGCGAAATAGACGTTGTCCCCCATCACCGCGAAACTCTTGGCCACCTTGCCTTCCGAGATCGTCAGTGCGTACGACGAGTGGTTGGCCAGACTGAGAGCGGCCATCTTGGCGTTCTCCAACGATCCTGCGGAACTGACCACAAGCTTGTCCCCCACCACTGCGAGGTCGCGGATGCTGGGATCTGGCAGGATTTCGGACGGAGTCACGTTGGTGAACTTCCTGGATGCTGTGTCGTAGGCGTAGAGGCAGGCCCGGCTGGCGCCGCTTCCGCCGTTGAGCGTGCTGCCCGCGCCGAAGAACACCGTGGCGTCCGTCGCGGCCACGGCGCGGGCCAAGGTTGCTCCCGCGTCCGGGATGCCAAGGCTCGCTACCTGGCCGGTGGCGGGGTTGTATTCCCAGAGTGCCGGCGCGGTGCTGCTTCCGCCGCCAACTGCATAAAGCCGGCCATTGGGTGCAACGCTGATGTCCCGGACATCCCGGTCTCCGATGTAGCCGATCGCCGTAGCCTTGGTGCCGAGACTGTTGAGGTCCCAGCGGAACAGGTTCGGCAGTGTGCCGGTGGACTTCTGGAGGACACCGGCGTAGAGGTACCGGCCTGAAGGATCGGCGGCCAACGTCTGGATGGAGTGGCCGTTGCTGAGTTCGGTTTGGCCAATGACCTTGCCCGTGGGGACGTGGAAGGCAATGATCCGGACCGGCTCCAGGTTGCGGGAACCGATGTACAGAACATCGCCAACCAGCAGGCCGCTCATCAGGGAGAACTGTACGACGGCGGGACCCAGGTCCAGGATTTCCGTCGCCTTCGGCTTGGAGCCCAGAAGGGCGGACGCCGACGCCGGTTGGCCGGCTGCCAGCCCGATGGCCGCGGCGAGCGACGCTGCTCCGCCAACTTGTAGGACTGACCGTCTGCTGATGTTCGATTTCTCCATTGGAATCCCTGTTCTTAGGTAATGGCTTTTCAGTAGTCGCCGTTTCGGGTGTCCAGAATTCATAGCAGCGTGAAGCTGACAGCGTCCAGCTTTTCTGTTCGTTCAAACAGAACTGGCAGTGAGGTTCACAGCCAAGGTCGCCATAAACCTTTGAGTTCGTCACGCGGCAATGTTTGAAAATGTTTGAAATCTTGTAGATGTTCGAAGCAGGGCGGTTACATGGATTCACCTCATGTGGTCCCAACCACACAAACTTTCTTCGCATCGCAAGTCTTCAAAGGAGAACACCATGAAGCGTCGTCATCTCTTTGCCGGAGTAGCTGGCTTGGCCGCCAGCACTCTGTTGCTGGCCGCCTGCGGTACTGGCCCCACCCCAGCGGCAGCGCCCACCCCCACGGAAGATCCCACAGGATCCATCACCTTCTGGTCCTCGTTGGCAGGCATGGACAAAGTGGCCGAAGCGTTCAACGCCAGCCAGGACAAGATCAAGGTCAGCTTCGAAACCATCCCCAACGGTGCCAACGGTGGCTACGCAAAACTCTCCACCGCCATCACGGCAGGCAACGGCCCGGACGTCGCCACCATCGAATATCCGCAGCTGCCGCAGTTCGTCAGCAACAGCCAGGTGATCCCGCTCGATGGCCTGATCAACAAGGCCGAGACCGTGGACAAGCTCACGGACGAGACCAAGGCTTTGGTCCAGTTCGGTGAGAAAACCTACGCACTTCCGTACGACGCAGCCCCCATGCTCATGTGGTACCGCCAAGACATGCTGGCGAAGGTCGGCGTCGAGGTCCCCAAAACCTGGGATGAATTCGAAGAGGCCGGCAAAAAGCTCAAGGCCGTGGCACCTGACTCCTACCTGGCCAGCTTCAACCCCAACGAGGTAGCGGCGAGCGCCGGGTTGGCCTGGCAGGCAGGTGCCAAGTGGTTCGGTACCGAGGGTGACAGTTGGAAAGTGGGCGTCAATGACGAGGCCACGCAGAAGGTTGCCTCTTACTGGCAGAAGCTCATTGACCAGAAGATCGTCAAGGTCAGCCAGGCCTACAGTGACGAGTGGAGCCTGGACCTGGCCAACAGCAACGTAGTTGGCGTGCTGGGTGCCAACTGGAGCGCCACGGGCATCCAGAAGCGCACCGAGGCCAGCGGCCAGAAGGGCCAGTGGATCGCTGCGGAACTGCCGACGTGGGGCAACGAGTCCGGCGCCTTCTATGGCGGATCCAGCTTCAACGTGACCAAGACCAGCAAGAATCCGGCCGCGGCCGCCAAGTTCGTCGAGTTCCTCACCACCAGCCAGGAAGCCATCAAGGCCCGCGGCAACACCGGCTCCGCTTTCCTTGCCTTCCCGGGCCTGACGCCGGTGGCGCAGAAGGCGTATGACGCCAGCTACTTCGGCAACGACATCTACGAGGTCTTCACCAAGGCGTACGGCACCATCACCCCGGGCTGGCAGTGGGGTCCCAACTGGGACATCACCAACACTGCGCTCAAGGATGCCTACGGCAAGCTGACCACCGGCGGCACCATCCATGAAGCCGTGGATACTGCCCAGGACGCCACCGTGGCAAGCCTGAAGCAGGCCGGCCTTTCCGTCAAAGAGTAACTCCGTCACCGAATAGCCACACAGGCAGGGGGCCTCGTGATGAGGCCCCCTCCAAGCTAGGAGAATCCCATGGCCACCCAGGCCCTCACCACCACAGTGCGCCGCCGAGGCCGTGCACTGGCGGGAACCGGCGGAAGGACTGCCGCGCTGTTCCTGGTTCCCTTCTTCGCGGTCTTCGCGATCGCCATGATCGCACCGGTGATCTACTCCCTGGTGCTGAGTTTCCACTCGCAGCAGAAGTCCGGGCTGGGCTTCGGGGAAGCCAAGACGGTCTTCGTTGGACTTGAGAACTATGTGCAGGTCTTCCAGTCCGAAACGTTTGTGGAAGGCATCGCCCGCCTTGGCTTGTACTGCCTGATCTACATTCCCTGCATGGTGGGCGGCGCAGTGGTCTTCGCTCTCCTCCTGGATGCAACGGTGGCCAAGGCGCGCAAGCTCTTCCAGCTCCTGGTGTTCCTTCCCCACGCAGTGCCCGGCGTCATCGCCGCCCTCATTTGGGCCTACCTCTACACCCCGGGTATCAGTCCGCTGGTCCAGGCTCTCCAAGGCGGCGGGATCCAGATCAACTTCCTCGACGCGCACTTGGTTCTACCGTCCATCGTGAACATCGGCGTCTGGGAGTGGACCGGTTACAACGTCATCATTCTGTTCACCGCTTTGCAGGCTGTTCCCCGGGAAATCCTGGAAGCTGCCCGCGTGGACGGTGCCGGCGAAATCCGCGCGGCCATCAGCATCAAATTTCCGCTGATCCTTCCGGCGCTGAGCGTGATCATGCTCTTCACCATCATCGGCACCCTGCAACTGTTCACGGAACCGTCCATCATCTCCAAGGCCACCGCATCAGTCACCAGTACTTGGGTTCCCAACCTCTGGGCCTATGACGCGGCCTTCATCCGTCACAACCTCAACCAGGCCGCAGCTGCCTCCATCATCATCGCCGGACTGGCCGCAGTCCTGTCCCTGGCCGTCACCCGCCTTAGCTCCAGGATGAACAAATCATGAGCGCCTCAACTCTCCCCCGCCCCCGCACCACCCCGGACACAGCAACTCCCCGCCGCGCCGGATCCCGTTCCAACCGCGCCGGATCCAGCTCCAACCGCGGCGGTGGCTTCGCCAGCAAGCTCACCGTCAACGGTCTCCTGATCATCGGCTCCGCCTACATGGTGGTACCGGTTCTGTGGCTGGTGTTCGCCTCCACCAAGAACGCTGCAGACCTGTACGGCACCAGCGCCTACGCCTTGGGGAACTTCTCCTTGTTCGAGAACATCGCCAACGTGGCCAAGCAGGACGGCGGCCTGTTCTTCCGCTGGCTGGGTAACTCCGTGATGTATGCCGGTGTTGGCGCTGTCCTGGGCAGCCTGATTTCGGTGATGGCCGGGTATGCGTTCGACAAGTTCCAGTTCCGTTGGAAAGACTCGCTCTTCGGTTTCGTCCTGGTGGGCGTCCTGATTCCCAACACGGCCACGGTG contains the following coding sequences:
- a CDS encoding PDDEXK nuclease domain-containing protein, encoding MTHRITETLRELGPGFSFVGRQVHFDVEGDDDFVDMLFFHTLVDDMLRREHHNETIGILICGTKNDRSVRYSLGRSTSPMAVAAYTYDKLPASEQKALPTEGHLVAALEWAEPDEGQAEPT
- a CDS encoding substrate-binding domain-containing protein, encoding MLSGERHEKILRELEMRGSLTVNGFAEKTGLSTMTIRRDLTQLAAQGLLRRVHGGAVPVPSERQGDTVHRRSRQPLATLGLIVPTTGYYFPEVIRGAESAARELNARLILGVSNYSAEDEHRQLQRMVANSVDGILLATAGSLEPGSPTFELLSGLRIPVVLVERSSRVFESVMSDHSYGAELALEHLASLGHRRIGLAIATSPTAPWLRESHERMVAKLGLETDAPIMEYVRSVVGAGNNQKEFAKFLRDCRRTETHAALVLPDEEAITLINLAEEAGLDVPEDLAIVAYDDEVADLAPVPLTSIAPPKRDVGHAAVAMCMERLAGKTGSAVSPALRRVSLAPKLIIRESTVPGEDVE
- a CDS encoding PQQ-binding-like beta-propeller repeat protein, with the protein product MEKSNISRRSVLQVGGAASLAAAIGLAAGQPASASALLGSKPKATEILDLGPAVVQFSLMSGLLVGDVLYIGSRNLEPVRIIAFHVPTGKVIGQTELSNGHSIQTLAADPSGRYLYAGVLQKSTGTLPNLFRWDLNSLGTKATAIGYIGDRDVRDISVAPNGRLYAVGGGSSTAPALWEYNPATGQVASLGIPDAGATLARAVAATDATVFFGAGSTLNGGSGASRACLYAYDTASRKFTNVTPSEILPDPSIRDLAVVGDKLVVSSAGSLENAKMAALSLANHSSYALTISEGKVAKSFAVMGDNVYFANETGLLAYSLASNTIAAVPYQGPSLGEIWGVDVLGGKLLVTSGYGFIAEIDPVTGTTKTTDLGEAGAPSDPQSVMGIAAGAGYVYVGGNGVIARRSLKDGQVTNMRAPGEAKDAIVVDGALYTGQYSGQGIWSYDPRNGKPITQVADFPKEQNRPLDVCWDDSNKLVLVVAQADTEGGGSLWTYDPRTGKKGFFVNPVDETQLVRAVASRDGVAYLGGGLPDLGGAGTVVAFDPVKGKELWRIDPGQNSGVAALAVQGKYLYGVSRKGTVFVIDLPQRKVVHQADITSVSYGFAALVTNRGAVYGVSNTHVFRFDPKTFEVATVVADIDGAWYSGSHINNDEDGYLYTMRGRNLVRINDHPRR
- a CDS encoding ABC transporter substrate-binding protein, whose amino-acid sequence is MKRRHLFAGVAGLAASTLLLAACGTGPTPAAAPTPTEDPTGSITFWSSLAGMDKVAEAFNASQDKIKVSFETIPNGANGGYAKLSTAITAGNGPDVATIEYPQLPQFVSNSQVIPLDGLINKAETVDKLTDETKALVQFGEKTYALPYDAAPMLMWYRQDMLAKVGVEVPKTWDEFEEAGKKLKAVAPDSYLASFNPNEVAASAGLAWQAGAKWFGTEGDSWKVGVNDEATQKVASYWQKLIDQKIVKVSQAYSDEWSLDLANSNVVGVLGANWSATGIQKRTEASGQKGQWIAAELPTWGNESGAFYGGSSFNVTKTSKNPAAAAKFVEFLTTSQEAIKARGNTGSAFLAFPGLTPVAQKAYDASYFGNDIYEVFTKAYGTITPGWQWGPNWDITNTALKDAYGKLTTGGTIHEAVDTAQDATVASLKQAGLSVKE
- a CDS encoding carbohydrate ABC transporter permease codes for the protein MATQALTTTVRRRGRALAGTGGRTAALFLVPFFAVFAIAMIAPVIYSLVLSFHSQQKSGLGFGEAKTVFVGLENYVQVFQSETFVEGIARLGLYCLIYIPCMVGGAVVFALLLDATVAKARKLFQLLVFLPHAVPGVIAALIWAYLYTPGISPLVQALQGGGIQINFLDAHLVLPSIVNIGVWEWTGYNVIILFTALQAVPREILEAARVDGAGEIRAAISIKFPLILPALSVIMLFTIIGTLQLFTEPSIISKATASVTSTWVPNLWAYDAAFIRHNLNQAAAASIIIAGLAAVLSLAVTRLSSRMNKS
- a CDS encoding carbohydrate ABC transporter permease, yielding MSASTLPRPRTTPDTATPRRAGSRSNRAGSSSNRGGGFASKLTVNGLLIIGSAYMVVPVLWLVFASTKNAADLYGTSAYALGNFSLFENIANVAKQDGGLFFRWLGNSVMYAGVGAVLGSLISVMAGYAFDKFQFRWKDSLFGFVLVGVLIPNTATVLPMYLLASLVGMTNTIWAVLIPVLCNPFGVYLARVYSASYVPAETLEAARMDGAGPIRSFFSLGLPMMMPGYITIALFQFVGVWNNFMLPLVMLQDQQLLPVSVGISIWQGYSVPQPEFTPMVITGSLLSIIPLLVAFIMLQRFWKSGLTAGSVK